The Penicillium psychrofluorescens genome assembly, chromosome: 2 nucleotide sequence GGTCTCCAAGACGCCAATGAAGAGATAACTTTGAACATAAACCTTCAAGTTGATCAAATGGTCCTTTTTGTGATTGCGGGGCGGGAGATCGAGCAAGTCAAACTCCTGCTGTTCCATAATCAGAGACAGGCAGCAGAGCAAATCGGTAAAAACGcagatgatgatcatcagGAATGATGACAGAGGAAGGGGAACACCGAAGAAAACATTCAGAAGTACCGGCCAAATCTCAGACCACGAACCCGCAGGAAGAAGATAGCTGATGACTTTCTGAAGGTTCTGAAAGACTAGACGGCCAAGGCGAATCGCTTCAATAATTGAGTCGAATTTATCCATCAGAATCAGGTCTGCGGCTTCCAGAGCCACATCACTGCCAGTGATCACGGCCACGCCAACATCGGCAGCGCGCATGGCGGGCGCATCATTCACACCGTCGCCGGTAACTGCGACGACATTATCGCGCGCTCGGAATTCATTGACGATGCGAAGCTTTTGGTCTGGCATGGTGCGACCAAACACAATTTCTTCATATTGACAAACCAAATCCCAATCCCTGTCGGTCAGCTGCGAGATGGCGGGgccctcaagaagcaggCTGGTCTGCGAGCATCTAGGATCAGCTTCTTTCGATGACTGGGAAGTGGAAGAGTCATCAAAGCTCCGCCTCTGCACAATGGTTTCAAAGGTATCAGGCTCGGCTGTCCCACTGAAAATACCGATTTCACGAGCAATAGCCGCTCCAGTGAGACCAGTATCACCAGTAACCATGAAGAAACGAGCTCCGGCGCGTCGGCAAGATGCGACAGTCGCTGCGGCTTCTGCGCGAGGGGGATCGATGATACCAAACATGCCGATCAGAGTGAGACCAGCTATTCCACAACGCTGAATCTCATCTCTAAAAGCAGTTGTTCCAAAAGGCTGCGTGGGAGTGTAGGACCGTTGACAGAGGAGAATGACCCGCTCAGCTTTGCGAGACATGTGTTCTTGAGCTGCTGCAAGCTGCTGTTTTGCCGCATTATCGAGTGGCTGGACACTATTGCTCACACAGGACCAGTAGGAAGTGCAATGCGGCAGCAAGATGTCTGACGCGCCTTTCATCAGGAGGAGATATCCGGGGGTTCCCTGCTCGGCTGTCTCAATCTCATGTAATGTGAGCATCCATTTATTCTTGGAATTGAACGGAATGCTGAAGACCCGGTGATATCTCTCATTCAAATCCTTGACGGCGCCTTCTTGGGCTTGTTCAACAAATTTGAGCACAGCGCCATCAGTGGGGTTGCCGAGAACCTTTCTCTCCGAAATGGGATGGTTGATGGTTGTGGCATCAAAAAAAGCATCATTACATAGAGCAGCAGCCTTGTGGAGATCCACAAAAGGCTTCAGGATTCCTTCTTCAATAGTCGAAATAGCCTCTTCTGCCGACATAATTTTGTCCACAAATGCAGTTGACATAACGCTCATCCTATTTTGGGTAAGAGTACCCGTCTTATCGGAGCAAATGACATTGACACATCCGAGGGTTTCCACCGTGGAAAGTCCTTTCGGGAGAATGTTATTGTTCTTCATGCGAGTCGCCACGAGCATAAGTGTCAGGGCAACTCCCACAGGCATACCCTCTGGGATGAATGCAACCACACAACCCATCACATCGTCAAGCATGTCGATCACATTCATATACGCGAAATGCTGAACTCGGAGCCAGCCAACCCAGGTGAAGAGTATAAGGGCGGCAAGACACACTGTCAACACGACAATGATTCTGACAAAACGGCTAATCTCACGCTGAATGAGAGTAGGCTGCTCCTTGACAGAGGTAGAGGACACTGTGATGTGCCCCATCACGGTGTCCTTTCCGATCAAGACCACTATCCCCGTGGCGCTTCCATTGGTAACCATTGTTCCCATCAGCGCAACGTTGCGGGTTTCCAGGAAGTTGCTTTCCGTCATCTCGGTGGCGCCGTCGACGTCTTCAGATTCTCCGGTCAACATCGAGCGGTCAAAACGAGTGTCTCCAGACGTGGTAATAAGGCGAAGATCCGCTGGGACCTTGTTTCCCACGCCAATTTTGATAATGTCTCCAACGACAATGTCTGTGGCGGAGATTCTTGTGGCCTCGCCAGATCGAACCACCAATGCTTCGGTCGGGACCAAATCCAAAATGGATTTCATAGTACGAGCGGTGGACCAGTCTTGAAACGCTGAGAATGAGGCTTGTAGGAAGATCACGATCAGGACCAGGATGGCAAGGCCCAAGTTGTACGGTGCTGGGTCCGGGTCGCCGAGAGGCCGCCAGCAGATAAAGAAGATGATCACACCAATCCAGAGAATCGAACAGAATCCACCAAAGACATACTTGAGAATTTTCTTAGTGTAGTTCGGTGTAATGTGTGGCAGTTCATTCTTGCCATTGCGAGCCAGACGAGCGGCGGCTTCCTCTGGAGAGAGTCCATCAATGGTGCTGTCGAAGTGTTGATAGATAGCGTCAACGGACTGGCAATGAAAATCGAGACTCTCGAAATAATTAGAGTCAATGGGTGTCTCCtcatttttcttttggtcaATTTTCAGGTCCACTTCAGATTTCTCGCGTGTCTCGGATTCAGCGATTTGGAAACTCATCCGGCGGAACTCGATTGGAATGCTGGAAGCGGATTGAGCGCGGCTGCGAGAACGCGAGCGTGAGATGGATCGTCGATGCTTGGACCCTTTTCTTCCACGCTGCTCATCGGGCCCGAAAGAGATGGTCCGCTGGTGCATGCTAATTCCATACTGCTCGGGTTGAGGTGGGCTCTTTGCATTCTTTTCGGGATCATCGTCAAGCTGGGCGCTTGACTTGCCTTTAGGCATACCGCGAAAGAAGTATAGAAGAGGCAGTCAAAACGAGAATCCAAAGGAATGGAAAGTCTGTTTTTGCAGACGAAAGAAAAGCTGGTAACAGGGATAATCCTCAGATTGCAGGGTCGAAGCTTAAGCTATTTAACACTTAAACAATCGTGCAGCGACCCAGCTTATACACCTGGGTCTGTCTCTCCTCACACGAGAAAACGCCCGACCCACGCGCTCCATTTCCGCCCTCTGTTTTACGGCCATTTAGGTAAATTTGACAGAAGGGAATGTGTCAAGCAT carries:
- a CDS encoding uncharacterized protein (ID:PFLUO_003295-T1.cds;~source:funannotate) produces the protein MPKGKSSAQLDDDPEKNAKSPPQPEQYGISMHQRTISFGPDEQRGRKGSKHRRSISRSRSRSRAQSASSIPIEFRRMSFQIAESETREKSEVDLKIDQKKNEETPIDSNYFESLDFHCQSVDAIYQHFDSTIDGLSPEEAAARLARNGKNELPHITPNYTKKILKYVFGGFCSILWIGVIIFFICWRPLGDPDPAPYNLGLAILVLIVIFLQASFSAFQDWSTARTMKSILDLVPTEALVVRSGEATRISATDIVVGDIIKIGVGNKVPADLRLITTSGDTRFDRSMLTGESEDVDGATEMTESNFLETRNVALMGTMVTNGSATGIVVLIGKDTVMGHITVSSTSVKEQPTLIQREISRFVRIIVVLTVCLAALILFTWVGWLRVQHFAYMNVIDMLDDVMGCVVAFIPEGMPVGVALTLMLVATRMKNNNILPKGLSTVETLGCVNVICSDKTGTLTQNRMSVMSTAFVDKIMSAEEAISTIEEGILKPFVDLHKAAALCNDAFFDATTINHPISERKVLGNPTDGAVLKFVEQAQEGAVKDLNERYHRVFSIPFNSKNKWMLTLHEIETAEQGTPGYLLLMKGASDILLPHCTSYWSCVSNSVQPLDNAAKQQLAAAQEHMSRKAERVILLCQRSYTPTQPFGTTAFRDEIQRCGIAGLTLIGMFGIIDPPRAEAAATVASCRRAGARFFMVTGDTGLTGAAIAREIGIFSGTAEPDTFETIVQRRSFDDSSTSQSSKEADPRCSQTSLLLEGPAISQLTDRDWDLVCQYEEIVFGRTMPDQKLRIVNEFRARDNVVAVTGDGVNDAPAMRAADVGVAVITGSDVALEAADLILMDKFDSIIEAIRLGRLVFQNLQKVISYLLPAGSWSEIWPVLLNVFFGVPLPLSSFLMIIICVFTDLLCCLSLIMEQQEFDLLDLPPRNHKKDHLINLKVYVQSYLFIGVLETVCAHSMYFLYYWKYAGIPVRALFFAFEKYADGFYGYTEAELTHFNVVGQSVYFISLLIMQWGNILSVRNKRLSILQADPIRKQRRNPWLLASLVVSLSIAIFVTEVPGIQQIFGTGSAPLEFWFLPIPLALGILCMDEIRKLSVRIWPKGFTARIAW